The following proteins come from a genomic window of Lycium ferocissimum isolate CSIRO_LF1 chromosome 4, AGI_CSIRO_Lferr_CH_V1, whole genome shotgun sequence:
- the LOC132053375 gene encoding lanC-like protein GCL2 → MSDRFYPNVMPDFVAENPRVEEEQLQQQPIPQGTNESLLKLLSTPYNTLSEKFKRAALDLKETIVVETWGLTRQQVPDFTLYCGTLGTALLLFKAYQVTKNTNDLSVCSQIVKDCDSASRHSRDVTFLCGRAGVCALGAVVAKYMGDDQLVYYYVSQFKEIKLTKDLPDELLYGRAGYLWAFQFINKHIGKGTIPSTYTAAVINEIIKNGRRLGGKGRSPLMYEWYGEMYWGAAHGLAGIMHVLMDFELDPDDLEDVKETLKYMVKNRFPSGNYPASEEDRRRDLLVHWCHGAPGIALTLVKAAEVFGDREFLNAAAEAAEVVWNRGLLKRVGLCHGISGNAYVFLSLYRLTGNVEYLYRAKAFACFLLDRAHKLIAKGEMHGGDSPYSLFEGIAGMAYLFLDMTDPKNARFPAYE, encoded by the exons ATGTCGGACAGGTTTTATCCAAATGTAATGCCTGATTTTGTAGCAGAGAatccaagagttgaagaagaacaGTTACAACAGCAACCAATTCCACAAGGCACAAATGAATCACTGTTGAAGCTTCTGTCTACACCGTATAATACTCTATCTGAGAAGTTCAAACGTGCTGCTCTCGATCTTAAAGAAACT ATAGTGGTGGAGACATGGGGACTAACAAGGCAACAGGTTCCAGACTTTACTCTTTACTGTGGAACACTTGGGACTGCTCTTTTGCTGTTCAAGGCCTATCAGGTGACAAAGAACACGAACGACCTTTCTGTTTGCTCTCAGATTGTTAAGGATTGTGACTCTGCTTCTCGTCACTCAAG GGATGTGACGTTCCTATGTGGGAGAGCGGGGGTTTGTGCACTAGGTGCTGTCGTTGCCAAGTACATGGGCGATGATCAATTGGTTTATTACTATGTGTCTCAATTTAAAGAG ATAAAATTAACCAAAGATCTTCCTGATGAATTGCTGTATGGTAGAGCTGGATACCTCTGGGCCTTTCAATTCATAAATAAGCATATTGGCAAAGGAACAATTCCTTCCACCTACACT GCTGCTGTGATCAATGAAATCATCAAGAATGGAAGAAGATTGGGAGGGAAGGGCAGAAGCCCGTTGATGTATGAATGGTACGGTGAGATGTACTGGGGTGCAGCTCATGGATTGGCTGGAATTATGCATGTTTTGATGGACTTTGAACTGGACCCTGATGATCTTGAGGATGTCAAAGAGACTTTAAAGTACATGGTTAAAAATCGGTTTCCCAGTGGAAATTACCCTgcaagtgaagaagataggaGGAGAGATTTACTCGTGCATTGGTGCCATGGAGCTCCCGGTATTGCACTAACACTTGTCAAGGCAGCTGAG GTTTTTGGAGACCGAGAATTTCTTAATGCAGCAGCAGAGGCAGCAGAGGTAGTATGGAACCGCGGTCTTCTTAAGCGTGTTGGGTTGTGTCATGGCATCAGCGGGAATGCATACGTCTTCCTATCTCTGTATCGACTCACAGGAAATGTGGAGTACTTGTATAGAGCCAAAGCTTTTGCCTGCTTCCTTCTTGATAGAGCTCACAAGCTAATAGCAAAAGGAGAGATGCATGGAGGAGATAGCCCTTACTCTCTTTTTGAAGGTATTGCGGGTATGGCTTATCTTTTCCTAGACATGACAGATCCGAAAAACGCTAGATTTCCGGCCTACGAGTGA